catactaGTCTACTGGGTGTAATGTTAAACTACACTCCTGCATGAGATCCGCTCAGACACACTGTTCAGAAGGGGCCgtgtgcggtttgggacacagccggaGATTATAAtccagaagcagcagatcaggACGTTATTCACACTTGATGTTGCTGACTGGAAGGCGTTAAAGATAGTTTCTTTAAGCAAGGCGAACAGGTAAGTTTATCTACTAATCTTCTAGTCTTAATATCATACAGGATGATTGCAGTAATCTGtttgtatatgtacatacagtatattttcccTGTTGCTGTCATTTCCAGGATCAGATTTTACTCACTATGGGGGTTCGTGGACTTCACGGCTACATCGAGAGCAACAGTGATTTTCTGAAGACCAGCTTCTTTAGAGAAAGCAAACTCGTCATCGATGGATGCAACTTGTATTACCTTCTTTACTTCAAGTCTCACCTGGACCAAGCACACGGCGGGGCTTATGAAGACTTTGAGAAAATAGTtacactgttttttaaaaatctcagaCTCTGTGATATTGAGCCCTACGTGGTGCTCGATGGGGGGACCGACGTCAGTGACAAAAAATTTGACACCCTGAAGAAAAATCGCCAAGACAAAATCACAAAAGCCGATGCCTTGTCCAGGGGCCATTCAGGAGACGTTTTACCCATTCTCACCAAAAATGTGTTCAAGCAGATCCTCCAGAAACTTGAGATTCCCTTTATTCAGTGTCTGGCAGAAGCGGATTGGGAAGCAGCCGCATTGGCCAACGAGTGGGCGTGTCCTGTTCTGTCCAACGACAGCGATTTCTACATCTTCGGCAACCGGGGCGGATTTTTGCCCCTCAATCATTTCCAGTGGACGGAAGTGAGTCTGATGAGAaaggatgaaaaaaaattcatcccTGCCAAGTCATACCATGTTCAAAATCTGCGTACTGCTTTTAATagcatgaataaatataatCTTCACCTTTTTGCCACCATCCTGGGCAATGACTACACCAAACTGGACAGGAGAGCGTTTCCAAACTTCTCAAGGTTCTCAACCAGACCTGGAAGAATCGCCCAGATCGATGGCTTACTCGTGTGGTTATCACGCTTCCCCAACCCAGAGCAAGCCATCGCTGGTCTCCTGAGCCCCCTGGGGAAGAACATGAAATCAGCCAGCATTGGAAACACAATACATCAGGGAATGGCAGAGTACAGACTCAATCCCAGCTCCATTGCCCAGTTCTTCATAAGCGGAGAACCTCAGATCAAGCTTCCAGGCCCTTTACAGAACCTGCCGGACTGGAGTCTGAAACCTCTGGCAGAAGGCAAGCTGGCCTTCTCCGTCATTGACGTCCTGACACTGCAGAGGCTCATGATGAACATCCAGGTGGAGGATTTTGGACTGAGCAGCAGCAGCGAGACGTCTCGGCCGATACGACAGGTGATGTACGGCGTACTGCTGTGTACCAGGAAGAAGAAAGACGGTAAACGCGGCACGTCTTCTGGAGAGAACCAGCAATACTACGTGGAGGAATACGACAGGCAGGAAATAACGCTGAGCAGCACCATGGTTCCAGCTGTTCTACCGACACGTGTAGTAACACACCTTCACCTGGACTCGCTGTGGGAGGTAGAGATGTGGATTTATCTCTGCTTTACTGTAATCGAAATGTTTAGTCCATCACTCACCACCGAGCTAAGCCTTTCCTTTGGGTCAAAATATGCCATTTTTAACTAAATGTAGATTTATAAAACGTTTTTACAGTAAATTCCAAAGAGTCTTGTTATCATGAGTAAAACATCCTGTTACTATAAGACAATAATCTTGTTATTGCAAGAAAAATATCTAGTGGTTCTGAGAAAAAGATGTTGATATTACAAGGAAAATATCTACTACTTCAGTAAAACATGTTGTTAAGTGAAAAGCGTCTCGTTACTACAAGAAAACGTGTCATGACGAGAGCGCGTGACGATTCTGTTCCAGGTGCCGCAGCACTGGCGTCTGCAGGTCGTGTTGGAGGCTCTTGGTGTGTCTCCGGTCGCCGATTCCTTCCATGTCCCTGAAGGTCTGCAGCTAGCCGTGTACGTCACGTGTTTCTGGCTAAAACACGCGAAACCTGAGCCGAGAGCAGAAATGCTCTGGGCTTTACTGACTGGCCTGgtctacacacacctgtgcaGAGAAGAACAGACTGAGGAAGGTAAGAAGACGCGTGtgacaaaaacagacaaaaagcaATATGTAACATGCATTAACGTTAACATAATCTCCAAACTGTGGGTCTAACCAAGACTGAACCGACCCGAGCCAGAACCCTAAAGACTGAACCGACCTTAGCCAGAGCCCCAAAGACTGGACCGACCCGAGCCAGAACCCCAAAGACTGAACCGACCCAGAACCCTAAAGACTGAACCGACCTGAGCCAGAGCCCCAAAGACTGAACCGACCCGAGCCAGAACCCCAAAGACTGAACCGACCCGAGCCAGAACCCCAAAGACTGGACCGACCCGAGCCAGAACCCCAAAGACTGAACCGACCCGAGCCAGAACCCCAAAGACTGGACCGACCCGAGCCAGAACCCCAAAGACTGAACCGACCCAGAACCCTAAAGACTGAACCGACCTTAGCCAGAGCCCCAAAGACTGGACCGACCCGAGCCAGAACCCCAAAGACTGAACCGAGCCAGAACCCTAAAGACTGAACCGACCTTAGCCAGAGCCCCAAAGACTGAACCGACCCGAGCCAGAGCCCCAAAGACTGGACCGACCCGAGCCAGAGCCCCAAAGACTGGACCGACCCGAGCCAGAGCCCCAAAGACTGGACCGACCCGAGCCAGAGCTCCAAAGACTGAACCGACCCGAGCCAGAACCCTAAAGACTGACGCGACCCGAGCCAGAGCCCCAAAGACTGAACCGACCCGAGCCAGAACCCTAAAGACTGAACCGACCCGACCCAGAACCCCAAAGACTGAACCGACCCAGAACCCTAAAGACTGAACCGACCCGAGCCAGAACCCTAAAGACTGAACCGACCCGAACCAGAACCCTAAAGACTGAACCGACCCGAGCCAGAGCCCCAAAGAATGAACCGACCCGAGCCAGAACCCTAAAGACTGAACCGACCCGAGCCAGAGCCCCAAAGACTGGACCGACCCGACCCAGAACCCTAAAGACTGAACCCCAAAGACTGGAACCAATGAAGAGTTACTGGCAGTATTTGAAGATGTGAGTCATGGGGTTCctgctgttgttgtttcctGCTTTGCAGAGATTGCACCAGTGATTTCGAGGTTTAAAAAGCTGCAGGAACGTACAGGTCAGAAGTTTTTGGACCTGGAGCAGGCTCACGCTTACTGTCAGTGGCAGTCCTGTCTGAATGACAGCTTCAATCTGAACCAGCTACTGAATCATCCCGTCCCTGAGCCGGAGTTAGCATGGTACACTCACTTCTTACTTCTACACACACTTATTCTCAGGTACCTCGTGTGCAAATACCAGCTTTTGTGTTGCAGGGAAAAGACCGCGAGTTTGAATTCCGACGATGCTATATCTAAATCGGCCGTGCTGTCTGGGTGGGCGGGGCATACTATGTTTCTCTTGTCAATCACAGTTagactagccaatcgtgggtgactgtgagctcatgtatgtgccAAGTGTGGGACTCGGTGTGAGGCCTTCACCCTCCCCGGGTGCAGCTCAAAACATTAGAgctactggatttttgatttccatgagccgtaagccgtaatcatcaagattcaAACAACAAGAAGGCTTGAAACggttcactttatgtgtaatgaatctagaaagttcaattttttaaattaaaattcagGAACTTTTCCACGACACTCTaactcaggggttcccaaactttcccagagcaaggccccccaaacggcattaacatttgaccgaggccccccttttgcaagatgtctttaaaacacattaaaaatacagacttctgaatatatccgcatttttttattaataattacatctttacattacaatacattacattaggaactgcttgtgtgtgtgtgtgtgtgtgtgtgtgtgtgtgtgtgtgtgtgtgtgtgtgtgtgtggttgtctgagtgagaatttatttttcacaccaaattgttgaggctcCCCCACGCCCCCCCTTTGAACACCACTGCTGAAACATGACTCTGAATCACTTGAACATGACTCTGAATCACTTGAACCTGCCACGTCTTTGCCCTTATTCTGTGCTAAAGGTTATACTCGCGGTTCTTAGTCATTCCTCCAGGGTGGAGGTCATGAAGTCTTACCCACTTCTATAattcagaaacaaacaaagaaaaaaaaccccatcccGGAGTCAGGTGTAAATGGAAAGAATCATTTTGCAAACGATGTGaattgaatgaaaatgaatcagaGCTGCACTTCAGGTTACACCAGTGACGCCGGCATGTGTATTTGTTCAGCCCGTGTGCTGAACTTGCCCTGCGTGTTATCGTCGTATAGTttgccgtgtgtgtgttctgtagatgcatttatttgatttttttttatcaggttGTACTGCGGCTCTTTGGTGCACGGTGTCACCCATGAGCTGAAAAGAGGCCTCACACCCGAGTCTCTTCTCGCCGGAGCCCCCGTCGCCATCAGGCTTTACCAGAACCTGCAGGCCGCAGTGGAGCGCGAGCTGGACGACGAGTCCGTCACGACGATCAGGACTAGGACGTGGCCGGGGGAGGAACTGAGCGAGGAGTTTAAACATCTGATGGACAAGGACAAGGATGAAGATCAGTGCATGGTGAGGAAGGAGaagaagtaaaagaagacgACGACGATGTTCTTCTCAGGAACATCGATTATTGTAAAAGTCTTTTTCATTCTCCGTGTTTACAGAATAATCGGAGACTTGCACTAATGTGCGTGGAGGggaaatgttttggtttttaatAATTCTATCAGATTTTATTCCAATGTGAACTTCTGAAACACGATCTTTGGGCTTAACAAGACGCTGTCAAGGATCTTCCCTGGTCTTCAGGCAGGaggaattattattgtttagcGGAGTATTGGGGAGATATTTTGTAACTGCAGTAGTGATGGTTTTTATGCCCAGCGTTAACAGCTTGCACCAATAAAATCTCATTTAACTCGACTACCTCACGTCTTTGTACTCGCGTCGTTCAACCGAAACTTTACAACACGACGTTCTTGTAAGCTCGCCGACTTTTCTACACCAGAATCTGCCAGACATTACAATTCctatccatttatttatcttttaaagTCTGGTCGTACTTTTTCAGCTATTTACAGTTACGTTTCAACGTTAAACGGAAGAATCTGCAAAACGAGTAAAGTTCccgttctcacttacgttatagcagctataaacactcgcgCGCTATTCTCGCTCTCTGGGCTcgctcttcaagttaataagacacgTTCTTGTCCATCTGGTGCACAGTAACAGATAAATGAATGAGCATAAAGTGGTACTGATCGCCGGCAAACATGTAATAAACACATCTCTGGGATTCAGTCATGTCTCCAGACTTACCTGCTGCTCGGTATGTTGGTGCCGTGACCCTCGGTgagttaaaaataataacaacaacaacaacaacaacaacaacaacaattatttttgtttttttttttaaaaaaggtattATTGCTGTAATTCCTCCATGTTATTTGGAGGCCGTTCGCTCGCTACGGCCTGCAGGGCAAAGCAAACTTTCCGAGTAAAAAacgttggggttttttttttccattttaaagtgAACGCACTCATTAAATGAGGTTCAGGGGTTTTTCGATGTGCATCGTGGTTCATAAATGAAATTATAGATTATATATCAAGAAACCAGTAAAAATTCTattcag
This genomic interval from Ictalurus punctatus breed USDA103 chromosome 23, Coco_2.0, whole genome shotgun sequence contains the following:
- the aste1a gene encoding protein asteroid homolog 1, translated to MGVRGLHGYIESNSDFLKTSFFRESKLVIDGCNLYYLLYFKSHLDQAHGGAYEDFEKIVTLFFKNLRLCDIEPYVVLDGGTDVSDKKFDTLKKNRQDKITKADALSRGHSGDVLPILTKNVFKQILQKLEIPFIQCLAEADWEAAALANEWACPVLSNDSDFYIFGNRGGFLPLNHFQWTEVSLMRKDEKKFIPAKSYHVQNLRTAFNSMNKYNLHLFATILGNDYTKLDRRAFPNFSRFSTRPGRIAQIDGLLVWLSRFPNPEQAIAGLLSPLGKNMKSASIGNTIHQGMAEYRLNPSSIAQFFISGEPQIKLPGPLQNLPDWSLKPLAEGKLAFSVIDVLTLQRLMMNIQVEDFGLSSSSETSRPIRQVMYGVLLCTRKKKDGKRGTSSGENQQYYVEEYDRQEITLSSTMVPAVLPTRVVTHLHLDSLWEVPQHWRLQVVLEALGVSPVADSFHVPEGLQLAVYVTCFWLKHAKPEPRAEMLWALLTGLVYTHLCREEQTEEEIAPVISRFKKLQERTGQKFLDLEQAHAYCQWQSCLNDSFNLNQLLNHPVPEPELAWLYCGSLVHGVTHELKRGLTPESLLAGAPVAIRLYQNLQAAVERELDDESVTTIRTRTWPGEELSEEFKHLMDKDKDEDQCMVRKEKK